In the genome of Planctomyces sp. SH-PL62, the window CCGGCTCGCCTTCCCCCTTGTCTGTTGAAAGGGGCCGCGAGATGGCTTCATGGCCCACGCCGGCCTGAGGATGCGGAGACGGGCGGGCTCGTCTGAAGTTGACGATCCCGGCGGTTTGGCTTAGGATCCGCGCCGACTTCGGCCGGTCCCACCGGGGGATGGAGTCCGTCCACGTCCCGAGAGAGGATGGCCGCTGATGGCTGGAGAGCCGGGTCGGATCGATCGGATCGGGAAGCTTCCGATCCCCGCCCTGGCGATCGCGGTCGAGGTCGGGCTGTTGCTGCGGGTGGCGGCGGCGAACCTCGTCGAGTGGTGGGTCCGTCGGGGAGGGGGCGAGCGGGTCTGCCTGTTCCCGGACGCGGAGTATTACTGGGAACTCGCGCGGACGATCCGCGACGGCGAGGTCTTCCAGATCGTGGAATGGGGCGACATCCCCCACTTCGCCCTCCGCACGCCCGGTTATCCGCTCTTCCTCGCGTCCTGCCGGACCCTCCTGGGCGATCGTCCCCTCGGGGCGAGATTGGTCCAGGCCGGGCTCGGCGCGGTCTGCGTCTGGCTGGTCTTCCGGCTGACGCGGGTGGTGCTCGGCGGTTCGGAAAAAACGGGAACGGGGCGAGCGGCTCCGATCGCCGCGGCGTTCACGTCGATTCATCCGTACTTCGTGATCATGTCGGTCGTTCTCCTGTCTGAGGCGGTGTTCGCGCCGCTGCTGCTGGGCTTCCTCTGGGCGCTGGCGGTCCTCTGGGATCGGGACGGGGCCAGGGCGATGCTCGGCCCGGCGCTGGGGGCGGGGGCGGCGGCGGGGGCGGCGGTGTTGACGCGGCCGTCGTGCCTGCTCTTCTTTCCGGCGGCGATCGCGGCGTGGCTGGCGCATCGTGCGGTCTCGGGCCGGTCGATCCGCCCGGCGATCGTCGCGACGATGGTCGCGGCGGCGGGATTCGCGGGGGTGATGGCGCCCTGGTGGGTCCGCAACGCGAGGGTGTACGGCGAGTTCGTGCCGACGGCCCTTTGGATGGGGGCGAGCCTCTACGACGGGCTGAACCCCCAGGCGACTGGGGCGAGCGACATGCGGTTCCTGAACGACCCGGACGTCTGGCCGAACAGCGAGCGCGACCAGGACGAACTGCTGAAGCGGCGGGCGTTCGCGTTCGTCCGCGAGCAGCCGGGGCGGGCGCTGGAGCTGGCGCTGGCGAAGCTCGGCCGGTACTGGAGCCCCTGGCCCAACGCGGAGGGGGTGCGGTCGCCCTGGCTGACGGTCGCGGCGGGCCTGGTGATGGGGCCGGTCCTGGGGCTGGCGGGCCTCGGGCTGTGGACGCTTCGGCGGGACGGCCGGGCCTGGGTGATCCTGGCGGGGCCGATCCTCTATTTCGGCCTGATCCATGCGGTGTTCGCGAGTTCGATGCGGTATCGGACGCCGGGCGAGATCCCCGCGATGGGGCTGGCGGCCGTCGGCCTGCTGCGGGTCGTCGACGGGGCCTCGTGGCGTTCGAAGCAGGCCTAAGCGCGGCTGAGGCCGGGCGTGGGGGGTGGCGGAATGGGGTTCGGGCGACGCCTGGCGAAATTCCTGATCTGGGGTGGGGTCGTCGGCCTGGGGCTGGCGGCGGCGGCGACCTGGTTCGCCTATGCGTTCGTCACCGACGGCGACACGGTGACGCGGCTGATCCGGGCGGAGCTGCGGCGGTTCTTCCCGCACGCCGAGTTCGAGTTCGGCAGCGTCGACTTCCGTCCCCTGCGCGGGAAGGCCACGCTCAAGCAGGTCGCGGCGATCCAGAAGGTCGACGGCCGGATGTTCCGGACGCTGAACCTCCCCTGGCTGGAAGTGCGGTTCAACGCCTGGCGGATGCTCCAGGGGGAGCAGTCGCCGAGCGAGGTCGTGGTGACGCAGCCCACGCTCCGGCTCCTCCAGAAGAAGGACGGCGGCTGGAACCTCCTGGACCTGCCGGCCCATCCCTGGCCCCGGGCGGCGATCGAGAATCCGCCGCCGATCGACATCGTCAACGGGACCGTCGAGCTGGTCGTGGAGCGGAGCCGAGGCGGGAATTCCCTGGTGGACGAGCCGGCCTCCGCCGCGGGCGACGACAAGGTGTCCGCGGCGATCCTCCGCGAGGTCACGTTGCGCATCGAGCCGACCGAGGAAGGCCGGCTTGAGTTCAAAGGCTCGGCGCGGGGGGATCTCTTCGATCGGGTCGACCTGCGCGGGTCGGTCGACCCGGCCACCGGCGACGTCGACCTGACCGGCGGCCTGGTCGACCTCACGCTCTCGGACACGCTCCGCCGCCGCCTGCCGGCCGACTTCGCCGCCGGCTTCGACGCCCTGTCCCTGAGCGGCGGGGACGTCGACGTGGAGCTGAAGCACCTGGCCTTCCGACCCGGCCTGCCTCCCGAGGCGCAGCTCTCCTACGACGTGGAGGCCCAGCTCCTGCGCGGGGTCTGCGCCTGCCCACATCTCCCGTTCCCGCTCAACGACCTGTCGGCCCGGGTGGGCCTGCGCGACGGCGTCCTGACGATCGTCCACGCCGAGGGCTTCAACGGCGCGACCCGGGTCCGGGCCTCCGGGGCCCTCCGCGCTTCGGCCTCGCTCGAGACGCCGATGGATCTCCGCGTCGAGATCTTCGACCTGGACCTGGACCAGCGGCTGAAGGACCGGACCCCCCCGGAATTCGTCGAGCTGTGGGACGTGTTCCAGCCCAAGGGGCGGGTGAACGTCAAGGCCAACGTCGCCAGGGCCGTCGAGGGGGGCCCGGTGGAGTTCTCGGCCTCGGCCGAGCTGCAAGACGTCTCGGCGCGCTACCGCCACTTCGATTACCCGCTGAAGAACCTCAAGGGGACGCTCGCCCTGGAGGGCCGGCGGCTCACGGTCGACCTGAACGGTCCGATCGGCGACAAGCCGGCCCGGCTCCACGGGACGGTCGACGACCCCGGCCCCGACGCCCTGGTGGACCTCAAGGTCGAGGCCGAGTCGGTGCCGGTCGACGCGGCCTTCCTCGACGCGCTTCAGCCCGAGGTCCGCCGCTGGGTCGACCGCTTCAAGCCGGCCGGGTCGGTCAAGACCGACGCGCGGATCTTCCGCGCGCCGCTGGTCGGCCCGCCGCAACTGAAGCAGGAGGGCGGCCGCATGGTCGAGGCCAACCTTGAAACCGAGGTGGGCCGGCTCGTGATCGACGCCGACCTCGACCTCGACCCCCGGCGCTGCGAGATCACCTGGGTGGAGCTTCCGTTCCCGGTGCGGAACCTCTCGGGCCGGCTGGAGCTGCACCCGGACCTCTGGATCTTCAAGGACCTGCGGGGCCGCAACGGCCAGGCCGTGATCACCGGCTCCGGCAAGGTGGAGAAGCTGCCGGGGCCCAACCTCCCCAACGGCGACCCGCCGCTGAAGATCGGCATGACTTTGGACGCCCAGAACCTGCCGTTCAGCCCGGAGCTGCGCGAGGCCCTCCCCGACGCCTGGCGGAAGTCCTGGGAATTCATCAATCCCGACGGCGCCAGCGACGTCCACGCCGACGTCGCCGTCGAGACCGGCAAGCCCGACCAGACCCGCGTGACCATCTCCCCGAGGCCGGAGTCGCACGTCCGCCTGGTGGTGCCGAAGTCCCCCGGGCCGGGCGTCGAGCCGGGGGCGACGATCGAGCTGAAGATGCAGAACGCGCTGGGGGCGTTCGAGTTCGTCAACGGCAAGGTCGCGATGCGGGACGTCCGGTTCACGTTCCACGGCGCCCCCGTCGAGTTCCCCGAGGGGACGGTCGTGGTCGAGGACAGCGGCCGGTTCGACCTGGCGGTCCGCGACGTGTGGGTCCGCGACCTCCTCTTCGGCGCCAACCTGCGACGGATCATGCCCACCCTGATGGCCCAGTTCGCGATGCGCCTGGACGACGGCCGGCCGTTCACGGCGCGGGGGGACCTCAAGATCGGCTGGAGCGGCGAGGCCGGCGTCCCCGCCTGGTGCCAGTGGGAGAACACCCGCGTCTTCCTCGTCGACAACAAGCTCAAGGCGGGCATCCCCATGGAGCACCTCAACGGCCAGCTCAAGGAGGTCTGGGGCCGCTCCGACGGCCAGTACCTGGAAGTCCACGGCGTCCTGGACATCCAGAGCGCCAGCGTCGCCGGGCTCCAGGTCACGCGGCTCCAGGGCCCCCTGGTCGTCAAGGACGGCAAGGCGCGGCTGGAGAGCCTCAAGGGGAGCTTCCTGGGGGGCGAGCTGTACGGCGAAGGGGCGATCACGCTGGCCGAGACCCCGAGCTACAGCGGATCGGCCCAGCTCTCCGGGGCGCAGCTCCAGGAGTACGCGCGGAGCCTCCCCGGCCGCCAGGCGTTCCGGGGGCTTGTCAACGCCCGGGTGGGATTCAACGGCCTGGGCACGGACTTCCGCGGCCTCCAGGCGAGGGGCGAAGGCCACGTCGTCGACGGCGACCTCGGCGAGCTGCCGTTCGTGCTGAAGTTCGCCAAGGCCCTCAACCCGCTCACGCTCCGGGGCCGCAACGACGACGGCAAGTCGATGTTCGACGCCGCCGACCTCGAATTCCGGATCGTCAACGGCACCACCCATTTCGACAAGATCCGGCTCACCGGCAGCCCGATCAGCCTCGAAGGCGACGGGACCCGCGACCCGTTCGACAACATCGACCTGACGCTCCGGGTCCTCTACGGCCGGAATCGGTTCGACGTCCCCCTCCTCAGCCCGATGATCCGCGAGGCCAGCGGCGAGTTCATCAACGTCAACATCAAGGGGACGCTCGCCCAGCCCCGCCCCGACCTCAAGTACGTCCCCAGGCTTCAGAGGATCGGCAACCGCGGCGACCGCCCCTGACCTCGCCGGAACCGAAATCCCCGTCCGTCCTTCCGGACGCCCGCCGCGCGGAGTATCCTCGGATGCGGGAGGAACCTCGCATGCGCCAGAGCCGATTCGCGTCCGCCTTCACGTTCGCCCTGATCTCCGCCGCCTGGCCCCTCGCGACGGCGTCGCGAGGCGAGGAGCCGCCGGCGCCCAAGCCGCATCCCCTGGTCGCCCCGATGAAGGAGGGGCTGAACATCACCGGGATCAACGACCGAGGCGACGTGGTCGGCTTCCACTGGGAGCCGGAGAACGGCAACCCCGACATCCTGTATGAGGCGCCGTTCCTCGCCCAGGGCGACAAGATCACCCGCCTGCCGCTGCTGAAGACCTACACCGCGACTTTCCCCGCCGCCGTCAGCGACGACGGCGTGGTCGTCGGCCGATCGAGCAAGCCCGCGCCCCCGAACACCTTCGTCCCCCTGCGGAATCAGGCGTTCGTCTGGACGGCCGACCAGGGGATCAAGGGGCTCGGCGCCGCCGAGGGGGACGCGGCCTCGTTCGCCACTGGGATCAGCCGCGACGGCCGTCGCATCAGCGGGCTCAGCGTCGGGGACTACCGCCTCCGGGGCGTCGTCTGGGAGCGCGACGGCGACGCCTGGAAGGCCGTCGTCATCCCCGAGGCCGACCAGCTCAGCTCGAACGTCCTGGCCGTCAGCCCCGACGGCAAGCGCCTGGCCGCCGTCCAGAAGGGGGAGACCTCGCTCTGGACCGAGGCCGAGCCCGGCGTCTGGAAGCGCGAGCCGCTCTCCCAGGACCGGAACGCCATGATCCCTCGCGGAGTGAACGACTCGGGCGTGGTCGTCGGCCATCGCAACGATCCCGACGGCACCCTGC includes:
- a CDS encoding ArnT family glycosyltransferase, with amino-acid sequence MAGEPGRIDRIGKLPIPALAIAVEVGLLLRVAAANLVEWWVRRGGGERVCLFPDAEYYWELARTIRDGEVFQIVEWGDIPHFALRTPGYPLFLASCRTLLGDRPLGARLVQAGLGAVCVWLVFRLTRVVLGGSEKTGTGRAAPIAAAFTSIHPYFVIMSVVLLSEAVFAPLLLGFLWALAVLWDRDGARAMLGPALGAGAAAGAAVLTRPSCLLFFPAAIAAWLAHRAVSGRSIRPAIVATMVAAAGFAGVMAPWWVRNARVYGEFVPTALWMGASLYDGLNPQATGASDMRFLNDPDVWPNSERDQDELLKRRAFAFVREQPGRALELALAKLGRYWSPWPNAEGVRSPWLTVAAGLVMGPVLGLAGLGLWTLRRDGRAWVILAGPILYFGLIHAVFASSMRYRTPGEIPAMGLAAVGLLRVVDGASWRSKQA
- a CDS encoding AsmA-like C-terminal region-containing protein codes for the protein MGFGRRLAKFLIWGGVVGLGLAAAATWFAYAFVTDGDTVTRLIRAELRRFFPHAEFEFGSVDFRPLRGKATLKQVAAIQKVDGRMFRTLNLPWLEVRFNAWRMLQGEQSPSEVVVTQPTLRLLQKKDGGWNLLDLPAHPWPRAAIENPPPIDIVNGTVELVVERSRGGNSLVDEPASAAGDDKVSAAILREVTLRIEPTEEGRLEFKGSARGDLFDRVDLRGSVDPATGDVDLTGGLVDLTLSDTLRRRLPADFAAGFDALSLSGGDVDVELKHLAFRPGLPPEAQLSYDVEAQLLRGVCACPHLPFPLNDLSARVGLRDGVLTIVHAEGFNGATRVRASGALRASASLETPMDLRVEIFDLDLDQRLKDRTPPEFVELWDVFQPKGRVNVKANVARAVEGGPVEFSASAELQDVSARYRHFDYPLKNLKGTLALEGRRLTVDLNGPIGDKPARLHGTVDDPGPDALVDLKVEAESVPVDAAFLDALQPEVRRWVDRFKPAGSVKTDARIFRAPLVGPPQLKQEGGRMVEANLETEVGRLVIDADLDLDPRRCEITWVELPFPVRNLSGRLELHPDLWIFKDLRGRNGQAVITGSGKVEKLPGPNLPNGDPPLKIGMTLDAQNLPFSPELREALPDAWRKSWEFINPDGASDVHADVAVETGKPDQTRVTISPRPESHVRLVVPKSPGPGVEPGATIELKMQNALGAFEFVNGKVAMRDVRFTFHGAPVEFPEGTVVVEDSGRFDLAVRDVWVRDLLFGANLRRIMPTLMAQFAMRLDDGRPFTARGDLKIGWSGEAGVPAWCQWENTRVFLVDNKLKAGIPMEHLNGQLKEVWGRSDGQYLEVHGVLDIQSASVAGLQVTRLQGPLVVKDGKARLESLKGSFLGGELYGEGAITLAETPSYSGSAQLSGAQLQEYARSLPGRQAFRGLVNARVGFNGLGTDFRGLQARGEGHVVDGDLGELPFVLKFAKALNPLTLRGRNDDGKSMFDAADLEFRIVNGTTHFDKIRLTGSPISLEGDGTRDPFDNIDLTLRVLYGRNRFDVPLLSPMIREASGEFINVNIKGTLAQPRPDLKYVPRLQRIGNRGDRP